A genomic region of Streptomyces sp. R33 contains the following coding sequences:
- a CDS encoding NuoM family protein, whose product MQFLLAFVVAAPLLGAAAALLPAPPGLKGKSPEQAVLRHGVTVTGVILAAAVALALGFDHDAPARFQATTDLSWIPALDVRIHLGIDGISLPLLLMTALLFFLCALYSYFKLPEGPSPKAFVALLLVLESGTLATFAVLDLLLFFLAFEMVLIPMYFLIARWGGAQRQAAAWKFILYTLLGSVVMLLGLLLIGLNSGTFDMVALASDNGRELSHTTQLLAVLAIGLGLAVKTPMWPLHSWLPDAHTAAPTVGSVLLAGVLLKMGTYGFVRILLPVTPDGMATFAPYLGAFAAIGIVYGSLACLSLARKGNKGDLKRLIAYSSVGHMGFVLLGIASMTPTGVNGALFANIAHGLITGLLFFLVGALKDRYKTADLDTLAGATGAALYGRAPRLGALLAFAAVASLGLPGLAGFWGEMLALFGAFDPAQGLSRPAFLTYMAFGAFGTLLTAAYLLIVVRRVCMGDPKALPEPAPALELADIQRYEFAAWTPLAALTVLAGLWPAVLLGLTDPAVQKLLAGGNA is encoded by the coding sequence ATGCAGTTCCTTCTGGCGTTCGTCGTGGCCGCACCGCTCCTCGGCGCCGCCGCGGCCCTCCTGCCGGCCCCGCCCGGCCTCAAGGGCAAGAGCCCCGAACAGGCCGTGCTGCGCCACGGCGTGACCGTGACGGGCGTGATCCTCGCCGCGGCCGTCGCCCTCGCTCTGGGCTTCGACCACGACGCCCCGGCCCGCTTCCAGGCGACCACGGACCTCAGCTGGATCCCGGCGCTGGACGTCCGCATCCACCTCGGCATCGACGGCATCTCGCTCCCCCTCCTCCTGATGACCGCGCTGCTGTTCTTCCTCTGCGCGCTCTACAGCTACTTCAAGCTCCCCGAAGGCCCGTCCCCCAAGGCCTTCGTCGCACTGCTCCTCGTCCTCGAGTCCGGCACCCTCGCGACCTTCGCCGTCCTCGACCTGCTGCTGTTCTTCCTCGCCTTCGAGATGGTCCTCATCCCGATGTACTTCCTCATCGCCCGCTGGGGCGGTGCTCAGCGGCAGGCCGCCGCCTGGAAGTTCATCCTCTACACCCTCCTCGGCTCCGTGGTCATGCTGCTCGGACTGCTGCTGATCGGGCTGAACAGCGGCACCTTCGACATGGTGGCCCTCGCCTCCGACAACGGCCGCGAACTGAGCCACACCACCCAGCTCCTGGCCGTCCTCGCCATCGGCCTCGGCCTCGCGGTGAAGACCCCGATGTGGCCGCTGCACAGCTGGCTGCCCGACGCCCACACCGCCGCGCCCACCGTGGGCTCCGTCCTGCTGGCCGGCGTACTGCTCAAGATGGGCACGTACGGGTTCGTGCGCATCCTGCTCCCCGTCACACCCGACGGCATGGCGACCTTCGCCCCCTACCTGGGCGCCTTCGCCGCCATCGGCATCGTCTACGGGTCCCTCGCCTGTCTCTCGCTCGCCCGCAAGGGCAACAAGGGCGACCTCAAGCGCCTCATCGCGTACTCCTCCGTCGGCCACATGGGCTTCGTCCTCCTCGGCATCGCCTCGATGACTCCCACCGGTGTGAACGGCGCGCTGTTCGCCAACATCGCGCACGGTCTGATCACCGGCCTTCTCTTCTTTCTTGTCGGTGCGCTCAAGGACCGTTACAAGACCGCCGATCTGGACACCCTCGCCGGAGCCACCGGGGCCGCCCTCTACGGCCGCGCCCCCCGCCTCGGCGCCCTCCTCGCCTTCGCCGCCGTCGCCTCCCTCGGCCTGCCCGGCCTCGCCGGCTTCTGGGGCGAGATGCTGGCCCTGTTCGGCGCGTTCGACCCGGCGCAGGGCCTGTCCCGGCCCGCCTTCCTCACCTACATGGCCTTCGGCGCGTTCGGCACCCTGCTCACCGCCGCCTACCTGCTGATCGTCGTACGACGCGTCTGCATGGGCGACCCCAAGGCCCTGCCCGAGCCCGCGCCCGCGCTCGAACTCGCGGACATCCAGCGCTACGAGTTCGCCGCCTGGACCCCGCTCGCGGCCCTCACCGTCCTCGCCGGCCTGTGGCCCGCTGTCCTCCTCGGCCTCACCGACCCGGCCGTCCAGAAGCTCCTCGCAGGAGGCAACGCATGA
- a CDS encoding NADH-quinone oxidoreductase subunit L — protein sequence MSTTTLAVLVPLLPFLGAVAGLLFGRSAPGFVRPLAVLPALAAAVLAVVVAVRQGGGKPIVASTELTPTGSVPIDLALYLDGFAVLVAVLVGVVATCVQLYSTAYLREDPRYPSYAALVSLFTSAMLLVVYSGDLMVLLVGWEIMGICSYFLVGHYWETEAARSASLKAFLVTKLGDVPFLIGLFALAADAGSFQITKVLGTVAAGGLDHPTLIALLLLAGVAGKSAQFPLHTWLPDAMAGPTPVSALIHAATMVAAGIYFVARLLPVFAASQAALVVMAVMAAVTMVGSGLAALAQDDIKRVLAYSTVGQLGYMLGALAVGDRGAAIFHLLSHGAFKALLFLGAGVIIHAAGTNSLAAMSRMDGLAKRIPDAFWTMTIALLALAAIPPFAGFFSKEAVLVAAEHTAGGHSEFAPSAAGWVVLVAGVLTALLTAAYATRLWLMAFRGRGAAAPDHGKEPVAMTGVLWLLAIPTIGFGLTAGPIADWFDGNALTPSLTTSVLGTGATAVGAVLAYALWQRATAKAAAVGYGAGASASAAAAESAAETPEVAEVTHDHPAVPAGAAPDPGRALLGPLHRHAADGFHLDAVYDRLFVRPVRAAASLVRFLDREVVDTYVRGAGAGPRLLGSLVRRAQTGNVQSYLSALLAGAVVLAIATAVLANVNAGS from the coding sequence GTGAGCACCACGACCCTCGCGGTCCTCGTCCCGCTCCTGCCCTTCCTGGGCGCGGTGGCGGGACTGCTGTTCGGCCGCAGCGCCCCCGGGTTCGTCCGGCCCCTCGCGGTACTGCCGGCGCTGGCCGCGGCCGTGCTGGCCGTGGTCGTCGCCGTCCGCCAGGGCGGCGGCAAGCCGATCGTCGCCTCGACGGAGCTGACCCCGACCGGCTCGGTGCCGATCGACCTCGCGCTCTACCTGGACGGCTTCGCCGTCCTGGTCGCCGTGCTGGTCGGCGTCGTCGCCACCTGCGTACAGCTCTACTCGACGGCGTACCTCCGCGAGGACCCGCGCTACCCGTCGTATGCCGCTCTGGTGTCACTGTTCACCTCCGCCATGCTGCTCGTCGTCTACTCCGGCGACCTGATGGTGCTGCTGGTCGGCTGGGAGATCATGGGCATCTGCTCGTACTTCCTCGTCGGCCACTACTGGGAGACCGAGGCGGCCCGCTCCGCCTCCCTCAAGGCCTTCCTCGTCACCAAGCTCGGCGACGTCCCCTTCCTGATCGGCCTGTTCGCGCTCGCCGCCGACGCCGGCTCCTTCCAGATCACCAAGGTCCTGGGCACCGTCGCCGCGGGCGGTCTCGACCACCCGACGCTGATCGCGCTCCTCCTGCTCGCCGGCGTCGCGGGCAAGTCCGCGCAGTTCCCGCTGCACACCTGGCTTCCGGACGCCATGGCGGGCCCCACCCCGGTCTCCGCGCTGATCCACGCCGCGACGATGGTCGCCGCCGGTATCTACTTCGTCGCCCGTCTCCTCCCGGTCTTCGCGGCCTCGCAGGCCGCACTGGTGGTCATGGCCGTCATGGCGGCCGTCACGATGGTCGGTTCCGGGCTCGCCGCCCTGGCCCAGGACGACATCAAGCGCGTGCTCGCCTACTCCACGGTCGGCCAGCTCGGCTACATGCTCGGTGCCCTGGCCGTCGGCGACCGCGGCGCCGCCATCTTCCACCTCCTCTCCCACGGCGCCTTCAAGGCGCTCCTGTTCCTCGGAGCGGGCGTGATCATCCACGCCGCCGGCACGAACTCCCTGGCCGCCATGTCCCGGATGGACGGCCTGGCCAAGCGCATCCCCGACGCCTTCTGGACCATGACGATCGCGCTGCTCGCGCTCGCCGCGATCCCGCCCTTCGCCGGCTTCTTCTCCAAGGAAGCCGTCCTCGTCGCCGCCGAGCACACCGCCGGCGGCCACTCGGAGTTCGCCCCCAGCGCCGCCGGCTGGGTCGTCCTCGTCGCCGGTGTGCTGACCGCCCTGCTCACCGCCGCCTACGCCACCCGGCTGTGGCTGATGGCCTTCCGCGGCCGGGGCGCCGCCGCCCCCGACCACGGCAAGGAGCCCGTCGCCATGACCGGCGTGCTGTGGCTGCTCGCGATCCCGACGATCGGCTTCGGCCTCACCGCCGGACCGATCGCCGACTGGTTCGACGGCAACGCACTCACCCCGTCCCTGACCACCTCGGTCCTCGGCACGGGAGCCACCGCCGTCGGCGCGGTGCTGGCCTACGCCCTGTGGCAGCGGGCCACGGCCAAGGCCGCCGCCGTCGGCTACGGAGCCGGCGCATCGGCGTCCGCCGCCGCCGCGGAGTCGGCCGCCGAAACCCCCGAGGTCGCCGAGGTCACCCATGACCACCCCGCCGTCCCGGCCGGCGCAGCCCCCGACCCCGGCCGCGCGCTGCTCGGCCCGCTGCACCGCCACGCGGCCGACGGCTTCCACCTCGACGCCGTCTACGACCGGCTGTTCGTCCGCCCCGTCCGCGCCGCCGCGAGCCTCGTCCGCTTCCTCGACCGCGAGGTCGTGGACACGTACGTCCGCGGCGCCGGCGCCGGCCCCCGGCTGCTCGGCAGCCTCGTACGCCGGGCCCAGACCGGCAACGTGCAGAGCTACCTGAGCGCCCTGCTCGCCGGCGCCGTGGTCCTGGCGATCGCCACCGCCGTCCTCGCCAACGTCAACGCCGGATCGTGA
- the nuoK gene encoding NADH-quinone oxidoreductase subunit NuoK, with product MHLAYPAVLAALLFCTGLYGVLARRNAILVLMSVELMLNAVNLNLVAFDVWLRDTLHAGQALTLFTIAIAAAEIGIGLAIVLMVYRNRGTSDVDRLRDTAEGHEPAPNNQSEVTA from the coding sequence ATGCACCTCGCCTATCCCGCCGTGCTCGCGGCGCTCCTCTTCTGCACGGGCCTGTACGGAGTGCTCGCCCGCCGCAACGCCATCCTGGTCCTGATGTCCGTCGAGCTGATGCTCAACGCCGTCAACCTCAACCTGGTGGCCTTCGACGTCTGGCTGCGCGACACCCTCCACGCCGGCCAGGCCCTCACCCTCTTCACGATCGCCATCGCCGCCGCCGAGATCGGCATCGGCCTCGCGATCGTGCTGATGGTGTACCGAAACCGCGGCACCTCGGACGTCGACCGGCTGCGCGACACCGCCGAGGGCCACGAGCCCGCCCCGAACAACCAGAGCGAGGTCACCGCGTGA
- a CDS encoding NADH-quinone oxidoreductase subunit J — MTPAATALAAAATGNGFLSPTGVEIAFVLVGLATLGAAAITVTTKQLVHAALWLVVALGGIAVEYLLLTAEFIAWVQVLIYLGSVVVLLLFGLMLTKAPIGRSPDADSNNRRVALGVALVAAAALVWVVVDAFRTTWIDLDGPAQGSTEVTGTMLFQHWVLPFEALSVLLLAALIGAIVLSRRDAAASGPDDKTKGQQR; from the coding sequence GTGACCCCCGCAGCCACCGCCCTGGCCGCCGCGGCAACGGGCAACGGGTTCCTCTCCCCGACCGGCGTCGAGATCGCCTTCGTCCTCGTCGGCCTCGCCACCCTCGGCGCGGCCGCGATCACGGTCACCACCAAGCAGCTCGTGCACGCCGCCCTCTGGCTGGTCGTCGCGCTCGGCGGGATCGCCGTCGAGTACCTGCTGCTGACCGCCGAGTTCATCGCCTGGGTCCAGGTCCTGATCTATCTCGGTTCCGTGGTCGTCCTCCTCCTCTTCGGGCTGATGCTCACCAAGGCACCCATCGGCCGCTCCCCGGACGCCGACTCGAACAACCGCCGGGTCGCCCTCGGCGTCGCCCTCGTCGCGGCCGCCGCGCTCGTCTGGGTCGTCGTCGACGCGTTCCGCACCACCTGGATCGATCTCGACGGCCCCGCCCAGGGTTCCACCGAAGTGACCGGCACGATGCTCTTCCAGCACTGGGTACTGCCCTTCGAAGCCCTCTCCGTCCTCCTCCTCGCGGCCCTGATCGGCGCCATCGTGCTCTCCCGCAGGGACGCCGCCGCCAGTGGACCCGACGACAAGACGAAGGGGCAGCAGCGCTGA
- a CDS encoding NADH-quinone oxidoreductase subunit I, with product MPIPGSGLAKGLAVTLRTMTKRAHTAQYPEVQPELPPRTRGVIGLFEENCTVCMLCARECPDWCIYIDSHKETVPAAAPGGRERSRNVLDRFAIDFSLCMYCGICIEVCPFDALFWSPEFEYAETDILELTHERDKLREWMWTVPAPPALDPAAEEPKEIAAARKAVEKAEAAAAAAAAAAEPAAPAAPDTDAPNTPEGDA from the coding sequence ATGCCCATCCCCGGATCCGGCCTCGCCAAGGGCCTCGCCGTCACCCTGCGCACGATGACGAAGCGCGCGCACACCGCCCAGTACCCCGAGGTGCAGCCCGAGCTCCCGCCCCGCACCCGCGGGGTCATCGGACTGTTCGAGGAGAACTGCACGGTCTGCATGCTGTGCGCCCGCGAGTGCCCCGACTGGTGCATCTACATCGACTCCCACAAGGAGACGGTCCCGGCCGCCGCCCCCGGCGGCCGCGAGCGCAGCCGCAACGTCCTCGACCGGTTCGCCATCGACTTCTCCCTCTGCATGTACTGCGGCATCTGCATCGAGGTGTGCCCCTTCGACGCCCTCTTCTGGTCGCCGGAGTTCGAGTACGCGGAGACGGACATCCTCGAACTCACCCACGAGCGCGACAAGCTGCGCGAGTGGATGTGGACGGTCCCGGCGCCGCCCGCCCTGGACCCGGCCGCCGAGGAGCCCAAGGAGATCGCCGCCGCCCGCAAGGCTGTGGAGAAGGCCGAGGCCGCCGCCGCGGCAGCCGCCGCTGCCGCCGAGCCGGCCGCCCCCGCCGCGCCCGACACCGATGCCCCGAACACCCCGGAGGGAGACGCGTGA
- a CDS encoding complex I subunit 1 family protein, with protein MNDLLDVALRLIVVFAVFLVLPLVVGQTEHKVMAHMQGRLGPMYAGGFHGWAQLVADGVKFAQKEDVVPAGADRRIFQLAPAVALLPYLLVLIAVPIGPGEGAVGQVIDAGVFFVLAVMGVGVLGSLMAGWASANKFSLLGGLRTAAQLLAYELPMLLAAASVAMAAGTVSLPGIVHAFQWWWLPWQITGALVFFIAGLAELQRPPFDMPVADSEIIFGAYTEYTGLRFALFLLAEYAGIVVLCALTTVLFLGGWHGPVADGWVWTLLKTAVLAFVVIWLRVTYPRLREDQLQKLAWTTLIPLALAQIALTGIVKVAIQ; from the coding sequence GTGAATGACCTCCTCGACGTCGCCCTGCGACTCATCGTCGTCTTCGCCGTCTTCCTCGTGCTCCCGCTCGTCGTCGGGCAGACCGAGCACAAGGTGATGGCGCACATGCAGGGCCGCCTCGGCCCCATGTACGCCGGCGGTTTTCACGGCTGGGCCCAGCTCGTCGCCGACGGCGTGAAGTTCGCGCAGAAGGAAGACGTCGTCCCGGCAGGCGCCGACCGCCGCATCTTCCAGCTCGCCCCCGCCGTCGCCCTGCTCCCGTACCTCCTCGTCCTCATCGCCGTCCCCATCGGCCCGGGCGAAGGCGCGGTCGGCCAGGTCATCGACGCCGGGGTGTTCTTCGTACTCGCCGTCATGGGCGTCGGCGTCCTCGGCAGCCTGATGGCCGGCTGGGCCTCCGCCAACAAGTTCTCCCTGCTCGGAGGCCTGCGCACCGCCGCGCAGCTCCTCGCGTACGAGCTCCCCATGCTGCTCGCCGCCGCGTCCGTCGCCATGGCCGCCGGGACCGTGTCCCTCCCCGGCATCGTCCACGCCTTCCAGTGGTGGTGGCTGCCCTGGCAGATCACCGGCGCGCTCGTCTTCTTCATCGCCGGCCTCGCCGAACTCCAGCGTCCCCCCTTCGACATGCCCGTCGCCGACTCCGAGATCATCTTCGGCGCGTACACCGAGTACACCGGCCTGCGCTTCGCGCTGTTCCTGCTCGCCGAGTACGCCGGCATCGTCGTCCTCTGCGCCCTCACCACCGTCCTGTTCCTCGGCGGCTGGCACGGGCCCGTCGCCGACGGCTGGGTCTGGACCCTCCTCAAGACCGCGGTCCTCGCCTTCGTCGTGATCTGGCTCCGCGTCACCTACCCGCGGCTGCGCGAGGACCAGCTCCAGAAGCTCGCCTGGACCACACTCATCCCGCTCGCGCTCGCCCAGATCGCGCTCACCGGCATCGTGAAGGTGGCGATCCAGTAA
- a CDS encoding NADH-quinone oxidoreductase subunit C, protein MNLYDSLPDAAATVFGAEAVASSEYEVLTVDVPVGSWIPSLEIARDKLGCTYFDWLSAVDEPGTGFRICAHVVSLENRRVRRLLLRTTVPHSAPSLPSAVAIYAGAEWHERETYEMFGVVFTDHPHLAHLLLPENFEGHPLRKDFVLAARVAKAWPGAKEPGEAHDPDAPKRRQMLPPGVPDPNDWGPLKGQLPPAPTRPARTARAPREGAPARRPRPGTDAPATPPTEAAAAPGAAAVEPPRPARRTRTASDGSASQAVPPAEAAATPAAPGEDAPAEDAPQGDAAPRPARRARSAADGSASQAATGRTVAPGRRPAPRSTDAPWHNPQPAFADQDQDSAPAPAPEPGPKPGSAPAADPGPQAEPKSTPKADTGPEAEPKAPAPGTAAPGTAEGDTADTGTADPGAESEAGTGHTPESESENGGDA, encoded by the coding sequence ATGAACCTCTACGACTCCCTCCCCGACGCGGCCGCGACGGTCTTCGGCGCGGAGGCCGTCGCCTCGTCCGAGTACGAGGTGCTGACGGTCGACGTGCCGGTCGGCAGCTGGATCCCGTCGCTGGAGATCGCCCGGGACAAGCTGGGCTGCACCTACTTCGACTGGCTGAGCGCGGTGGACGAGCCGGGCACCGGCTTCCGGATCTGCGCGCACGTCGTGTCCCTGGAAAACCGCCGGGTACGCCGTCTCCTCCTCCGTACGACGGTCCCGCACTCCGCTCCGTCCCTCCCCTCCGCGGTCGCGATCTACGCGGGTGCGGAATGGCACGAGCGCGAGACGTACGAGATGTTCGGCGTGGTCTTCACGGACCACCCGCACCTCGCCCACCTCCTCCTCCCGGAGAACTTCGAGGGGCACCCGCTGCGCAAGGACTTCGTCCTGGCCGCGCGCGTCGCGAAGGCCTGGCCGGGCGCCAAGGAGCCGGGCGAGGCGCACGACCCCGACGCCCCGAAGCGCCGCCAGATGCTCCCGCCGGGTGTCCCGGACCCCAACGACTGGGGCCCGCTCAAGGGCCAGCTCCCGCCGGCCCCCACCCGCCCGGCCCGCACCGCCCGCGCCCCCCGCGAGGGCGCCCCGGCCCGCCGCCCCCGCCCGGGCACGGACGCCCCGGCGACCCCGCCGACGGAGGCCGCAGCAGCGCCTGGAGCCGCCGCGGTCGAGCCCCCGCGCCCGGCCCGCCGCACCCGCACCGCCTCGGACGGCTCGGCGAGCCAGGCCGTCCCGCCGGCGGAAGCCGCAGCGACGCCGGCCGCGCCGGGAGAGGACGCGCCGGCAGAGGACGCGCCGCAGGGCGACGCCGCTCCGCGTCCGGCCCGCCGTGCCCGTTCGGCAGCCGACGGTTCGGCGAGCCAGGCGGCCACCGGGCGCACGGTGGCGCCGGGCAGGCGGCCGGCCCCCCGCAGCACGGACGCCCCCTGGCACAACCCCCAGCCCGCCTTCGCGGACCAGGACCAGGACTCGGCGCCGGCGCCGGCACCGGAACCGGGACCCAAGCCCGGCTCCGCACCCGCGGCCGACCCGGGCCCCCAGGCCGAGCCGAAGTCCACGCCGAAGGCCGACACCGGGCCCGAGGCCGAGCCGAAGGCACCCGCCCCCGGCACGGCCGCCCCCGGCACAGCCGAAGGGGACACGGCCGACACCGGCACAGCCGACCCCGGCGCGGAGTCCGAGGCCGGGACCGGCCACACCCCCGAATCCGAATCCGAAAACGGAGGCGACGCGTGA
- a CDS encoding NADH-quinone oxidoreductase subunit B, translating to MDVTPAVTPAEPQLLPEPKRLGVLSRLAPEPMKVVLNWGRRYSLWVFNFGLACCAIEFIAASMARHDFIRLGVIPFAPGPRQADLMIVSGTVTDKMAPAVKRLYEQMPEPKYVISFGACSNCGGPYWDSYAVTKGVDQIIPVDVYVPGCPPRPEALLQGILKLQEKIARESLADRYAAGPSVAQLTSGLVTPPPAPGAGA from the coding sequence ATGGACGTGACACCGGCCGTGACACCGGCCGAGCCCCAGCTGCTCCCGGAGCCCAAGCGCCTGGGAGTCCTCTCCCGCCTCGCCCCGGAGCCCATGAAGGTGGTCCTGAACTGGGGCCGCCGCTACAGCCTGTGGGTCTTCAACTTCGGCCTCGCCTGCTGCGCGATCGAGTTCATCGCCGCGTCGATGGCCCGGCACGACTTCATCCGGCTCGGCGTCATCCCCTTCGCGCCCGGCCCGCGCCAGGCGGACCTGATGATCGTCTCGGGCACGGTGACGGACAAGATGGCCCCGGCCGTGAAGCGGCTGTACGAGCAGATGCCGGAGCCGAAGTACGTCATCTCCTTCGGCGCCTGTTCCAACTGCGGCGGGCCGTACTGGGACTCGTACGCGGTGACGAAGGGCGTCGACCAGATCATCCCCGTCGACGTCTACGTCCCCGGCTGCCCGCCCCGCCCGGAGGCGCTGCTGCAGGGCATCCTCAAGCTCCAGGAGAAGATCGCTCGGGAGTCGCTCGCGGACCGCTACGCGGCGGGGCCGTCGGTCGCGCAGCTCACCAGCGGCCTGGTCACGCCGCCGCCCGCACCGGGGGCCGGCGCATGA
- a CDS encoding NADH-quinone oxidoreductase subunit A, giving the protein MPDPTVSTVIVLAADYFRSYSVVGLLAVLGVLFVAVAFGAGRLLRPVVPTPEKLLTYECGVDPVGEGWAHTQVRYYVYSFLYVIFAVDSIFLFPWATVFAAAGYGATTLVEMFVFLGFLAVGLLYAYKKGVLEWT; this is encoded by the coding sequence GTGCCCGACCCAACGGTATCGACCGTAATCGTGCTCGCAGCGGACTATTTCCGGAGTTATTCGGTCGTCGGCCTGCTGGCCGTCCTCGGTGTGCTCTTCGTGGCCGTCGCGTTCGGTGCGGGCCGCCTGCTGAGACCGGTCGTCCCGACCCCCGAGAAGCTGCTGACGTACGAGTGCGGTGTGGACCCCGTCGGCGAGGGCTGGGCGCACACCCAGGTCCGCTACTACGTCTACTCGTTCCTCTACGTCATCTTCGCCGTCGACTCGATCTTCCTCTTCCCGTGGGCGACGGTGTTCGCCGCCGCCGGTTACGGCGCCACGACGCTCGTGGAGATGTTCGTCTTCCTGGGCTTCCTGGCCGTCGGCCTGCTCTACGCGTACAAGAAGGGCGTCCTCGAATGGACGTGA
- a CDS encoding sensor histidine kinase, translating to MTARIQVSHQAPDNDRPPPVRPALGAVAWKETVHLLSNLPLALVGFVYTVAMVATAGGLSVTAIGLPLLAAGLLVSRQLGRLERWRARALLGVRVEEPTALPGPRRAGGFFPWLWAGVKDPVAWRTVLYELVRLPWGVLTFGVALAGLLVLWPVLPYVTRWLTNVDRLMVRGLLSPSDELERRIAELESDRGVVVDTAAADLRRIERDLHDGAQARLVALAMGLGLAKEKLLEDPEGAAAMVDEAHGEVKLALQELRDLARGIHPAVLTDRGLDAALSSVASRCVVPVKVAVDLPERPAAAIEGIAYFTVSELLQNVSKHAGARGASVEVWRTAAGAAAGAAGGRASGVAGAAAGARLLIRVSDDGRGGADAVGGSGLAGLAERLRAVDGVFVVDSPEGEGTVVTAELPWRGRG from the coding sequence ATGACCGCGCGCATTCAAGTCTCCCACCAGGCTCCCGACAACGACCGGCCTCCTCCCGTACGCCCGGCTCTGGGGGCCGTGGCGTGGAAGGAGACCGTCCATCTGTTGAGCAATCTTCCGCTCGCACTCGTCGGTTTCGTCTACACCGTGGCCATGGTGGCGACCGCGGGCGGGCTGTCCGTGACCGCGATCGGACTTCCGCTGCTCGCGGCCGGTCTGCTCGTGTCTCGCCAGCTGGGACGGCTGGAGCGGTGGCGGGCGCGCGCGCTGCTCGGGGTACGGGTGGAGGAGCCGACTGCGCTGCCGGGGCCGCGGCGGGCCGGCGGGTTCTTCCCCTGGCTGTGGGCGGGCGTGAAGGACCCGGTGGCCTGGCGGACCGTGCTGTACGAGCTGGTGCGGCTGCCGTGGGGGGTGCTGACCTTCGGGGTGGCGCTGGCCGGGCTGCTGGTGCTGTGGCCGGTGCTGCCGTACGTGACGCGCTGGCTGACGAACGTGGACCGGCTGATGGTACGAGGGCTGCTCTCGCCCTCGGACGAGCTGGAGCGGCGCATCGCGGAGCTGGAGTCCGACAGGGGCGTGGTCGTCGACACGGCGGCGGCCGACCTGCGGCGCATCGAGCGGGATCTGCACGACGGCGCGCAGGCGCGGCTGGTGGCGCTGGCGATGGGGCTGGGCCTGGCCAAGGAGAAGCTGCTGGAGGATCCCGAGGGGGCGGCGGCGATGGTGGACGAGGCGCACGGGGAAGTGAAGCTGGCGCTGCAGGAGCTGCGGGATCTGGCGCGGGGGATCCACCCGGCGGTGCTGACCGACCGGGGGCTGGATGCGGCGCTGTCGTCGGTGGCTTCGCGGTGCGTGGTGCCGGTGAAGGTGGCGGTGGATCTGCCGGAGCGGCCTGCGGCCGCGATCGAGGGGATCGCGTACTTCACGGTGTCGGAGCTGCTGCAGAACGTGAGCAAGCATGCGGGGGCGCGGGGCGCGAGTGTGGAGGTGTGGCGGACGGCCGCCGGGGCCGCGGCGGGCGCCGCGGGCGGCCGAGCGTCCGGGGTCGCCGGGGCCGCCGCCGGGGCGCGGCTTTTGATCCGGGTGTCGGATGACGGGCGGGGCGGGGCCGATGCGGTGGGGGGGTCGGGGCTGGCGGGGCTGGCGGAGCGGCTGCGGGCCGTGGACGGGGTGTTCGTCGTCGACTCCCCCGAGGGGGAGGGGACGGTGGTGACGGCGGAGCTGCCGTGGCGCGGGCGCGGCTGA